One region of Candidatus Desulfatibia profunda genomic DNA includes:
- a CDS encoding GIY-YIG nuclease family protein, with translation MNRVPQTSGVYCLGVNSSIIYIGSSNNLHERLTDHYYSNDSCIQQAKQFAIEPCSNYREREKQRLRDYLARHGRLPVCNDQI, from the coding sequence CTGAATCGGGTCCCTCAAACATCCGGCGTTTATTGTCTGGGTGTTAACAGTAGCATCATCTACATCGGCAGCTCGAATAATCTTCATGAGCGGTTGACGGATCACTACTATTCAAATGATTCGTGTATCCAGCAGGCAAAGCAGTTCGCTATCGAACCCTGCAGCAACTACAGGGAAAGGGAAAAGCAGCGTCTGCGGGACTACCTTGCTCGCCACGGCAGGTTGCCTGTATGTAATGACCAAATCTAA
- a CDS encoding thermonuclease family protein, giving the protein MAKNEKVTRVIDGDTFETSRRKRPVRLANVNAPEKGQRGAPKAKKDLENLILGKSVDVEAVARDKYGRAVAKAKVGNRIVNAAMRRKGYK; this is encoded by the coding sequence ATGGCTAAAAATGAAAAAGTGACCAGAGTTATCGACGGAGATACGTTTGAAACAAGCCGCAGAAAGCGTCCTGTTAGACTGGCAAATGTTAATGCTCCTGAGAAGGGTCAAAGAGGTGCACCAAAAGCTAAAAAAGATTTGGAAAACCTCATTTTAGGCAAAAGTGTCGATGTTGAAGCAGTTGCCAGAGATAAATACGGGCGGGCTGTCGCAAAGGCCAAGGTCGGCAATCGTATAGTAAATGCCGCTATGCGGCGGAAAGGGTACAAATAG